In Solanum stenotomum isolate F172 chromosome 6, ASM1918654v1, whole genome shotgun sequence, one DNA window encodes the following:
- the LOC125868898 gene encoding F-box/kelch-repeat protein At3g23880-like, giving the protein MAYSRAFSEESLREILLSLPVKSLCRFKCVCKNWGNLINNPSFTIDHCKKKKPPQHLIYDYGATDDAPTVTLVSDKGIDEQKNFQRFGDNITNLLGSIDGVFFIERQIDNAILCTLWNPANREVRHLPAATIDFIPFNKHYRHLVFGLEPMTKDYKVLYYDPLKEYAAVYSCSRDSWKIFKHNLDVDVDENNIFERNRIKTTDYLNGYYYWLVRENNKCRIVSFDFGNEVFVDMEGPPAGHEDYHWLANLMLLGDSLGILNFVDGFVHDVWVMIQPGVWNKLVTIHLTTRIKSYYDNSIILVTRSSRLVSYNVRTNKTRLFEFRHHGLHYRPEIGGCEVYYYKESLVTIKRQGNSELHLNHCMTRATY; this is encoded by the coding sequence ATGGCTTATAGTAGGGCTTTTTCTGAAGAATCATTAAGAGAGATTCTACTGAGTTTACCTGTGAAATCGTTGTGTAGATTCAAATGTGTGTGCAAAAATTGGGGCAATCTTATCAATAACCCTAGCTTCACTATAGACCACTGTAAGAAGAAGAAGCCTCCGCAACACTTGATATATGATTATGGTGCAACTGATGATGCTCCGACTGTCACTTTGGTTTCCGATAAGGGTATAGATGAACAAaaaaattttcaaagatttggAGATAATATTACCAACTTGTTAGGTTCTATTGATGGTGTATTTTTCATAGAAAGACAAATTGATAATGCCATTTTGTGTACATTATGGAATCCAGCTAACAGAGAGGTGAGACACCTCCCTGCCGCAACAATTGATTTTATACCTTTCAATAAACACTATCGTCATTTAGTGTTCGGATTAGAGCCTATGACTAAGGATTATAAAGTGCTTTACTATGATCCTTTGAAAGAATATGCAGCGGTCTACTCATGTTCTAGGGATTCATGGAAAATATTCAAACATAACCTAGACGTAGACGtagatgaaaataatatatttgaacgaAACCGTATAAAAACTACTGATTATCTGAATGGATATTACTATTGGCTGGTAAGGGAGAATAATAAATGTAGAATTGTTTCATTTGACTTTGGGAATGAGGTGTTTGTAGATATGGAAGGGCCACCAGCTGGTCACGAGGATTATCATTGGTTGGCCAATCTGATGTTGCTTGGTGACTCCCTTGGCATCTTGAACTTTGTCGACGGGTTTGTTCATGATGTATGGGTAATGATACAACCAGGCGTTTGGAACAAGCTTGTGACCATTCATCTCACTACGCGTATTAAGTCATATTATGACAACTCTATCATTTTGGTAACTAGAAGTTCCCGACTGGTCTCATATAATGTTAGGACAAACAAGACTAGGCTTTTTGAATTTCGTCATCATGGCCTGCATTATCGTCCAGAGATTGGTGGTTGTGAGGTTTACTATTATAAAGAGAGCTTAGTAACAATTAAACGACAAGGGAATAGTGAGCTCCATCTCAATCATTGTATGACAAGGGCGACATATTAA